One region of Oxalobacteraceae bacterium OTU3CAMAD1 genomic DNA includes:
- a CDS encoding carbohydrate porin, protein MHLFTPKFPLMQTALAAGAMACCLPAAALDYQGYFRALAGSNSSHGGASCFQLAGALAKYRLGNECEVYGEFWLGQQVGKVADDGAVFNANIMLSYYSPNASSKSDADLPQIYVQGDKIPELNGGSVWLGRKYYKREGLGANDFIYWSGRGFGGGVQDVPVVGDLKFSYALLRKDNLVATTSGLLPATGALADNGSNSATRHDFQLRGIPTNSGGALELGMSFIVKDAKGNAEQSAERLHSGYGVTVQHRQSGINGDGENKFALQYGKGPGTGGADQAIGAIGNLGDDKNISRLRVVEGLYTQFTPRWGAELVAIYQKDKGFTADRTVLGVAENKVWTSLGGRLVYGISRRFKIATDVGVDTIRPDDGPTRRMTKFTIAPTISSGPGLNARPDLRLFYTYAKWNDAARLAADSAAPGSALSSTGAFGVAKSGSMIGVQADVCF, encoded by the coding sequence ATGCACCTCTTCACACCCAAATTCCCGCTGATGCAAACGGCGCTGGCCGCCGGCGCCATGGCGTGCTGCCTGCCGGCGGCCGCGCTCGACTATCAGGGCTACTTCCGCGCGCTGGCCGGGTCCAACTCCTCCCACGGCGGCGCCAGCTGCTTTCAGCTTGCCGGCGCGCTGGCCAAGTACCGCCTCGGCAACGAGTGCGAGGTCTACGGCGAGTTCTGGCTGGGCCAGCAAGTAGGCAAGGTTGCCGACGATGGCGCCGTCTTTAACGCCAACATCATGCTGTCCTACTACAGCCCGAACGCGTCATCGAAGTCCGACGCCGACCTGCCGCAGATTTACGTGCAAGGCGACAAAATCCCCGAACTTAACGGCGGCAGCGTATGGCTGGGCCGCAAGTACTACAAACGCGAAGGCCTGGGCGCCAACGACTTTATCTACTGGAGCGGCCGGGGCTTCGGCGGCGGCGTTCAGGACGTCCCGGTGGTGGGCGATCTGAAGTTCAGCTATGCCTTGCTGCGCAAGGACAATCTGGTAGCCACCACCAGCGGCTTGCTGCCGGCGACGGGCGCGCTGGCCGACAACGGCAGCAACTCGGCCACCCGTCACGACTTTCAACTGCGCGGCATTCCCACCAATAGCGGCGGCGCTTTGGAGCTGGGCATGAGCTTTATCGTCAAGGACGCCAAGGGCAACGCCGAGCAGTCGGCCGAACGTCTGCACTCCGGCTACGGGGTCACGGTGCAGCACCGGCAGTCCGGCATCAACGGCGACGGTGAGAATAAGTTCGCGCTTCAATACGGCAAGGGGCCGGGCACCGGCGGCGCCGACCAGGCCATCGGCGCGATCGGCAACCTGGGCGACGACAAGAACATCAGCCGCCTGCGGGTGGTCGAAGGCTTGTACACGCAGTTCACCCCGCGTTGGGGCGCCGAGCTGGTGGCGATCTACCAGAAGGACAAGGGTTTCACGGCCGACCGCACCGTGTTGGGCGTGGCCGAGAACAAGGTCTGGACCAGCCTGGGCGGACGTCTGGTCTACGGCATCTCCCGGCGCTTCAAGATCGCCACGGACGTGGGCGTGGACACCATCCGTCCGGACGACGGCCCCACGCGCAGGATGACCAAGTTCACAATCGCCCCGACCATTTCATCCGGGCCCGGCCTGAACGCGCGGCCCGACCTGCGCCTGTTCTACACCTACGCCAAGTGGAACGACGCCGCGCGGCTGGCCGCCGACAGCGCCGCGCCGGGCAGCGCGCTGTCGTCGACCGGCGCGTTCGGCGTGGCCAAATCGGGGTCGATGATCGGCGTGCAGGCAGACGTCTGCTTCTAA
- a CDS encoding ATP-binding protein codes for MLSMRRRLVLLHMLAILVAVGATAGAGWWMMSRSVNRQLDGALLALAEAEVAMLADGDGAALPIHVHEAPAGSAPPSLTRLDRLVQIIDGQGRVVARSANLGSETLPVFPHLVERLAAGKTVFETLPDTSEEPLRMVSLPTQVRGQHYAVQVAGSLDDVNQILRSAALLFALMAAALLAALGWAGARLSSKLFVAIENIVDQAREIEDGNLHRRLPHPGDDDEIGQLVQTLNAMLERIEHAFDTQRRFTADASHELRSPLSRLRAEIEITLRRPRESGDYVTALRSCLEEVERLTTLVEELLMLARIDAGQERGSAVLVSLAGLARDTIERLAPQARERGIAIALSDDLPQAMDVDGAPLGLVLRNILDNAIKFSPAGGRIDVRLADGANGTVLTVADQGPGIGDDELPFLFDRFFRGDGARADGIDGVGLGLALCQAILRAYGGKIEMANQAQGGALFSVWLPRKK; via the coding sequence ATGCTTAGCATGCGCCGGCGGCTGGTGCTGCTGCACATGCTGGCGATCCTGGTCGCCGTCGGCGCCACGGCGGGCGCCGGCTGGTGGATGATGTCGCGCTCCGTCAACCGGCAACTGGACGGCGCGCTGCTGGCCCTGGCCGAAGCCGAAGTGGCGATGCTGGCCGACGGCGACGGCGCTGCGTTGCCTATCCACGTCCACGAGGCGCCGGCCGGCAGCGCCCCGCCCTCGCTGACGCGGCTCGACCGCCTGGTCCAGATCATCGACGGCCAGGGCCGCGTAGTCGCCCGCAGCGCCAATCTGGGCTCGGAAACCCTGCCCGTGTTTCCGCATCTGGTGGAGCGTCTCGCCGCCGGCAAGACCGTGTTCGAAACGCTGCCCGACACCAGCGAGGAACCGCTGCGCATGGTCTCGCTGCCAACGCAGGTGCGGGGCCAGCACTACGCCGTGCAGGTGGCCGGCTCGCTGGACGACGTCAACCAGATCCTGCGCTCGGCCGCCCTGCTGTTTGCCTTGATGGCGGCGGCCTTGCTCGCGGCCCTGGGCTGGGCCGGCGCCCGCCTCTCCAGCAAACTGTTCGTCGCCATCGAGAATATCGTCGACCAGGCGCGCGAGATCGAGGACGGCAACCTGCACCGGCGCCTGCCGCATCCGGGCGACGACGACGAGATCGGCCAGTTGGTCCAGACCCTGAACGCGATGCTGGAACGGATCGAGCACGCGTTCGACACGCAACGGCGCTTCACGGCCGACGCCTCGCACGAATTGCGCTCTCCTTTATCACGCCTGCGCGCCGAGATCGAAATCACGCTGCGCCGCCCTCGCGAGAGCGGCGACTACGTCACCGCCTTGCGCTCCTGCCTGGAGGAAGTCGAACGCCTGACCACATTGGTGGAGGAGTTGCTGATGCTGGCCAGGATCGACGCCGGCCAGGAACGGGGATCGGCCGTCCTCGTGTCGCTGGCCGGGCTGGCGCGCGACACTATCGAGCGCCTGGCGCCGCAGGCGCGCGAACGCGGCATCGCCATCGCGCTGAGCGACGACCTGCCGCAGGCCATGGACGTCGACGGCGCGCCGCTCGGCCTCGTGCTGCGCAACATACTCGACAACGCCATCAAATTCTCGCCGGCGGGCGGCCGCATCGATGTGCGCCTCGCCGATGGCGCCAACGGAACGGTGTTGACCGTGGCCGACCAGGGCCCCGGCATCGGCGATGACGAGCTGCCGTTTCTGTTCGATCGATTCTTTCGCGGCGACGGCGCGCGGGCGGACGGCATCGACGGCGTCGGCCTGGGGCTAGCCCTGTGCCAGGCCATCCTCCGCGCTTACGGCGGCAAAATCGAGATGGCGAACCAGGCGCAAGGCGGAGCGCTCTTCAGCGTTTGGCTACCGCGAAAGAAGTAG
- a CDS encoding response regulator transcription factor — protein sequence MHILLVEDDHKAARLLARGLEEEGFQVVVAHSAQEASTHALARFDVAILDWMMPGKDGVALCAEWREAGHLLPVLMLTARDAVADRITGLNTGADDYLTKPFVFDELLARVRALLRRTERAQPATLRVADLWLDPATRAAGRAAASFDLTPKEYAILEFLMRRPGAIVSRLQLAEHVWMADLIAIDNLIDVHMKNLRRKVDPPELPALIETVRGRGFRLNAPDAPEARDA from the coding sequence ATGCATATTCTGTTGGTGGAAGACGATCACAAAGCGGCCCGGCTGCTGGCGCGCGGCCTGGAGGAGGAAGGTTTCCAGGTTGTGGTCGCGCATTCGGCGCAAGAGGCGTCCACTCATGCGCTGGCGCGTTTCGACGTGGCCATTCTCGACTGGATGATGCCCGGCAAGGACGGCGTCGCCCTGTGCGCCGAATGGCGTGAGGCCGGACATCTGCTGCCGGTCCTGATGCTGACCGCGCGCGACGCCGTGGCCGACCGCATCACCGGCCTCAATACCGGCGCCGACGATTACCTGACCAAGCCCTTTGTCTTCGACGAGCTACTGGCCCGCGTGCGCGCGCTGCTGCGCCGTACCGAGCGCGCGCAGCCCGCCACGCTCAGGGTGGCCGACCTCTGGCTCGATCCGGCCACACGCGCGGCCGGTCGCGCGGCCGCAAGTTTCGACCTCACGCCCAAGGAATACGCCATCCTCGAATTCCTGATGCGCCGTCCCGGCGCCATCGTCAGCCGGCTGCAACTGGCGGAACACGTGTGGATGGCCGACTTGATCGCCATCGACAATCTCATCGACGTTCATATGAAGAACCTGCGCCGCAAGGTCGATCCGCCGGAACTGCCGGCGCTGATTGAAACGGTGCGCGGGCGCGGCTTCCGTCTCAACGCGCCGGACGCCCCGGAGGCCCGCGATGCTTAG
- a CDS encoding efflux RND transporter periplasmic adaptor subunit has protein sequence MKKPSLHKAILPGLLGLAAFGLTGWGLLGLHAKETPPEAATPVLVHDGDALLIPEKSPLRKSLLVAPVEEQSVAMPFTLPAVVEADPARLVKVMPPLAGRIVRLNKQLGDQVKAGDVLFVMDSPDFAQANADAAKARAALTLASHGLERQRELDKSDLAVRRDLEQAQSDFAQASSEAARADARLRQTGARAGANADGKLAVRSPIAGRVVELAAAEGAYWNDATAPLMTVADLSRVFVSANAQEKDLARLYVGQQASVKLDAYPAPLTGQVRYVGDLLDADTRTVKVRLPFENRDGRLKPGMFAEATLSSQPHQGILVPMAAVIQGGFTSRAFVEVAPWRFAPREVKLGVQIGQQIEVLGGLKAGERIVVKDGVLLND, from the coding sequence ATGAAGAAACCATCACTGCACAAAGCAATCCTGCCAGGCCTGCTGGGCCTGGCCGCGTTCGGTCTGACCGGTTGGGGGCTGCTTGGCCTGCACGCCAAGGAAACGCCGCCGGAAGCCGCCACGCCCGTCCTCGTACATGACGGCGATGCGCTGCTGATACCGGAAAAATCCCCGCTGAGAAAATCGCTGCTGGTGGCGCCGGTGGAGGAGCAAAGCGTGGCGATGCCGTTCACGCTGCCCGCCGTGGTGGAAGCCGATCCGGCGCGCCTGGTCAAGGTGATGCCGCCGCTGGCAGGCCGCATTGTCCGCCTGAATAAGCAGCTGGGAGACCAGGTCAAGGCCGGCGACGTACTGTTCGTCATGGACTCGCCCGATTTCGCCCAGGCCAACGCCGACGCGGCCAAGGCGCGCGCCGCGTTGACCCTGGCCTCCCACGGCTTGGAGCGACAGCGTGAACTCGACAAGTCGGACCTCGCCGTCCGCCGAGACCTGGAACAGGCGCAGAGCGATTTCGCGCAGGCGTCCAGCGAGGCGGCGCGCGCCGACGCCCGCCTGCGCCAGACCGGCGCCCGTGCCGGCGCCAACGCGGATGGCAAGCTGGCGGTGCGTTCGCCCATCGCCGGCCGTGTGGTGGAACTGGCCGCCGCCGAAGGGGCCTACTGGAACGACGCCACCGCGCCATTGATGACGGTGGCCGACCTGTCGCGTGTCTTCGTCAGCGCCAACGCGCAGGAGAAGGACCTTGCGCGGTTGTATGTGGGCCAGCAGGCCAGCGTGAAGCTGGACGCCTATCCCGCGCCACTTACGGGCCAGGTGCGCTATGTCGGCGACCTGCTTGATGCCGATACCCGCACGGTCAAGGTGCGCCTGCCGTTCGAGAATCGCGATGGCCGCCTCAAACCGGGCATGTTCGCCGAGGCCACGCTGTCGTCTCAGCCGCACCAGGGCATCCTGGTGCCGATGGCGGCGGTGATCCAGGGCGGCTTCACCAGCCGGGCTTTCGTCGAGGTGGCCCCATGGCGCTTTGCACCGCGCGAGGTTAAGCTGGGCGTCCAGATCGGCCAGCAAATCGAGGTGCTGGGCGGCCTGAAGGCGGGCGAGCGCATCGTCGTCAAGGATGGAGTGCTGCTCAATGATTGA
- a CDS encoding CusA/CzcA family heavy metal efflux RND transporter, which translates to MIDRLVTLCFNRRGIVALIFLLVTLYGGYCWTQLPLEAYPDIADTTSQVVTQVNGLAAEEVEQQITIPLEREIMGTPGMHVMRSKSTFGLSLITVVFEDGAEDYWSRQRLQERIAAVSLPYGAQPGLDALTSPIGEIYRYTLESKTRDLRELSELQRWTVIPRLKQAAGVVDVTNFGGLSTQFLLEFDPLKLSKYHLSLTQITQAIAANNANAGGSVMTRGEQGLVVRGVGLIHSLDDLGNIVVAQKNGVPVLVKDLGNVTLGNQERHGVLGKDHVSDTVSGIVLLLKNENPSQVIAGVHEAARELNDHLLPKDVKLVPYMDRSTLVEATVHTVGKTLIEGVVLVTLVLALFLGSVRAALIAAATIPVSLMIAFVLMHHFKIPANLLSLGAIDFGIIVDGAIFVLEAVLRRREENPDGIMSEEDATGAALQVMKPTCFGMLVIMVAYLPLFAFQRIEYKLFSPMAFAVGFALLGALLMTVMLIPGMAYQAFRTPRKIFHNPVLAWLLPRYEALLRRLVGKTRLVLAVAAATLVGVIALGGAIGRDFLPTLDEGSIWLQVTLPPGISLEKATHMADALREATLKEPQVAHVVTQLGRNDEGTDPFTPSHIECAVTLHPYSEWPSGMVKQDLVDKLAARFRDLPRTEVGFSQPMIDGVLDKLAGAHSDLVVKVYGEDFRGTRKLAAAVEHLLRGVPGAQDVIIDQEPPLPQVRIDVDRAAAARLGINVADIMALIQTGIGGSPVTQVYVDDRSYDVAARFSGATRNDPQAIGDLVLTAANGAQVALSQVAHIGLAEGETTITREMNRRHLTVRTNLRGRDLSSFLAEAQGRIEREVPYDHAHYQITWGGQFENQQRAQARLAVIVPAVLALMFVMLFSAFGNLRQPGLILLAVPLSLLGGLVALQLRGMTLNVSSAVGFIALFGVSVLNAVVMLSNLNRWRELLPDDLRSAVINGARERVRPVLTTATVAALGLVPAALAHGLGSDVQRPLATVVVGGLVTATVLTLVLLPALYYLIEEYVSRRQRRDGNATVEAVKGEGA; encoded by the coding sequence ATGATTGACCGTCTCGTTACTCTGTGCTTCAACCGGCGCGGCATCGTCGCGCTGATCTTCCTGCTGGTGACCCTCTACGGCGGCTACTGCTGGACCCAATTGCCGCTGGAAGCCTATCCGGACATCGCCGACACCACCTCGCAGGTGGTCACCCAGGTCAACGGCCTGGCCGCCGAGGAGGTCGAGCAGCAGATCACCATTCCGCTCGAACGCGAGATCATGGGCACGCCCGGCATGCACGTGATGCGCTCGAAGTCGACCTTTGGCCTGTCGCTGATCACCGTGGTGTTCGAGGATGGCGCGGAAGACTACTGGTCGCGCCAGCGGCTGCAGGAGCGCATCGCCGCCGTCAGCCTGCCGTACGGCGCGCAGCCGGGGCTCGACGCGCTGACGTCGCCTATCGGTGAAATCTACCGCTACACCTTGGAGTCGAAGACGCGCGACCTGCGCGAATTGTCCGAGCTGCAGCGCTGGACGGTGATCCCGCGCCTGAAGCAGGCGGCGGGCGTGGTTGACGTCACCAACTTCGGTGGCCTGAGCACGCAGTTCCTGCTGGAGTTCGACCCGCTCAAGCTGTCCAAGTACCACTTGTCGCTGACGCAGATCACGCAGGCCATCGCCGCCAACAACGCCAACGCCGGCGGCAGCGTGATGACACGCGGAGAGCAGGGCCTGGTGGTGCGCGGGGTGGGCTTGATCCACAGCCTGGACGACTTGGGTAATATCGTCGTCGCGCAGAAGAACGGCGTGCCGGTGCTGGTCAAGGACTTGGGCAACGTCACCCTGGGTAACCAGGAACGGCACGGGGTGCTGGGCAAAGACCACGTGTCGGACACCGTGTCCGGCATCGTGCTGCTGCTGAAGAACGAGAATCCCTCGCAGGTGATCGCCGGAGTACACGAGGCGGCGCGCGAGCTGAACGACCATCTGCTGCCCAAAGACGTCAAGCTGGTGCCGTACATGGACCGCAGCACCTTGGTCGAGGCCACCGTGCACACCGTCGGCAAAACCTTGATCGAAGGCGTGGTGCTGGTGACGCTGGTACTGGCGCTGTTCCTGGGCAGCGTGCGCGCGGCGCTGATCGCGGCGGCGACCATTCCGGTGTCGCTGATGATCGCCTTCGTCCTGATGCACCACTTTAAGATCCCGGCCAATCTGCTGTCGTTGGGCGCGATCGACTTTGGCATCATCGTTGACGGCGCCATTTTCGTGCTGGAGGCGGTGCTGCGCCGCCGCGAGGAGAATCCCGACGGGATCATGAGCGAGGAGGACGCGACCGGCGCGGCCCTGCAGGTGATGAAGCCGACCTGCTTCGGCATGCTGGTCATCATGGTCGCCTACCTGCCGTTGTTTGCCTTCCAGCGCATCGAGTACAAGCTGTTTTCACCGATGGCGTTCGCGGTGGGCTTCGCGCTGCTGGGAGCCTTGCTGATGACCGTCATGCTGATACCCGGCATGGCCTATCAGGCCTTCCGCACGCCGCGCAAGATCTTCCACAACCCAGTGCTGGCGTGGCTCTTGCCCCGCTATGAAGCGCTGCTGCGCCGCCTGGTGGGCAAGACGCGACTGGTGCTGGCTGTGGCCGCCGCCACGCTGGTGGGCGTGATCGCGCTGGGCGGCGCCATCGGCCGCGACTTCCTGCCGACCTTGGACGAGGGGTCGATCTGGCTACAGGTGACGCTGCCGCCTGGGATCTCGCTGGAGAAGGCCACCCACATGGCCGACGCGCTGCGCGAGGCCACGCTGAAGGAGCCGCAGGTCGCTCACGTGGTCACGCAACTGGGCCGCAACGACGAAGGCACCGATCCGTTCACGCCGTCGCACATCGAATGCGCGGTGACCCTGCATCCGTACAGCGAATGGCCGTCCGGCATGGTCAAGCAGGACCTGGTCGACAAACTGGCGGCGCGCTTCCGCGATCTGCCGCGCACCGAGGTGGGATTCTCCCAGCCGATGATCGACGGTGTGCTCGACAAGCTGGCCGGCGCCCACAGCGATCTGGTGGTCAAGGTCTACGGCGAGGATTTCCGCGGGACGCGCAAACTGGCGGCCGCCGTCGAACACCTGCTGCGCGGCGTGCCAGGCGCCCAGGACGTCATCATCGACCAGGAACCGCCGCTGCCGCAGGTGCGCATCGACGTCGACCGCGCCGCCGCCGCGCGGCTAGGTATCAACGTGGCCGACATCATGGCGTTGATCCAGACCGGCATCGGCGGCAGCCCGGTGACGCAGGTCTACGTGGACGACCGCAGCTACGACGTCGCGGCCCGCTTCAGCGGCGCCACGCGCAACGACCCGCAGGCCATCGGCGACCTGGTGCTGACCGCAGCCAACGGCGCGCAGGTGGCGCTGTCGCAGGTGGCGCATATCGGCCTGGCCGAAGGCGAGACCACCATCACGCGCGAGATGAACCGCCGCCACCTGACCGTGCGCACCAATCTGCGCGGCCGCGACCTGTCGTCATTCCTGGCCGAGGCCCAGGGCCGGATCGAGCGCGAAGTCCCCTACGATCACGCGCACTACCAGATCACCTGGGGCGGTCAGTTCGAGAACCAGCAGCGCGCCCAGGCGCGTCTGGCGGTGATCGTGCCGGCGGTGCTGGCGCTGATGTTCGTGATGCTGTTCTCTGCGTTCGGCAATCTGCGCCAGCCGGGATTGATCTTGCTGGCGGTGCCGTTGTCGTTGCTGGGCGGGCTGGTGGCGCTGCAACTACGCGGCATGACCCTGAACGTGTCGTCGGCGGTCGGATTCATCGCCTTGTTCGGCGTCTCGGTGCTGAACGCGGTGGTGATGCTGTCGAACCTGAACCGCTGGCGCGAACTGCTGCCCGACGATTTGCGGTCCGCCGTCATCAACGGTGCGCGCGAACGCGTGCGGCCGGTGCTGACCACCGCCACGGTGGCGGCGCTGGGACTGGTGCCTGCGGCGCTGGCCCATGGCTTGGGCAGCGACGTGCAGCGTCCACTGGCGACGGTGGTCGTCGGTGGGCTGGTCACGGCGACGGTGTTGACCCTGGTCCTGCTGCCGGCTTTGTACTACTTGATAGAGGAATATGTCTCCCGGCGCCAGCGCCGGGACGGCAATGCGACCGTGGAAGCGGTCAAAGGAGAAGGCGCATGA
- a CDS encoding efflux transporter outer membrane subunit — MKKTVTAKVAAMLLAALMSGCAAGPDFVRPAAPVAQRYTAQPLASETGATPVAGGAAQRFAEGQEVPERWWTAFGSDDLNRLVDAALAANPDIEAAEAALRAARENASAQRGAYFPGADLRLTPTRQRIADSLSSPTASGANLYTLHTAQLSVGYAPDAFGGVRRQVEAADAQTDVARFQREAARSTLIANLVAAVIGEAALRAQLDATRDLVDMARAQLDAVRKQQHAGQLGAADVAAQEALVAQVEGGLPPLEKQVAQQGDLLALLAGRLPSEGVAQRVAFDSLALTETLPLSLPARLVERRPDIRAAEAQLHAASAQIGIAQAARLPNIALTATLGSTALDAGTLFKAGGGFWSIGADLLQPVFRGGTLMHQQRAAVATYEQSAAQYRSVVLVAFQNVAGALHAIEADAKTLQAASATERAARKSLTIAQRQWQLGAVAYPAVLQAQQAYQQAAIALIPARAARYTDTVALFQALGG, encoded by the coding sequence ATGAAGAAAACCGTCACGGCAAAAGTGGCCGCCATGTTGTTGGCGGCCCTGATGTCCGGCTGCGCGGCCGGTCCCGATTTTGTACGCCCGGCCGCGCCGGTGGCGCAGCGCTACACAGCGCAGCCGCTGGCGTCGGAAACCGGCGCCACTCCGGTGGCCGGTGGCGCGGCCCAGCGCTTCGCGGAAGGGCAGGAAGTGCCGGAGCGCTGGTGGACGGCGTTCGGTTCGGACGATTTGAATCGGTTGGTCGACGCCGCGCTGGCCGCTAATCCGGACATCGAGGCGGCCGAAGCGGCCCTGCGCGCGGCGCGTGAGAACGCTTCCGCCCAGCGTGGCGCCTACTTCCCCGGCGCCGACCTGCGTTTGACGCCGACGCGCCAGCGGATAGCCGATTCCTTGTCCAGCCCCACCGCGTCGGGCGCCAACCTGTACACGCTGCACACGGCGCAACTGAGCGTCGGCTACGCGCCGGACGCCTTCGGCGGCGTGCGGCGGCAGGTCGAGGCGGCGGACGCGCAGACCGACGTGGCGCGCTTCCAGCGCGAGGCCGCCCGGTCGACACTGATCGCCAACCTGGTGGCGGCGGTCATCGGCGAGGCGGCGCTGCGGGCCCAGCTCGACGCCACGCGCGACTTGGTGGACATGGCGCGCGCGCAGCTCGATGCCGTGCGCAAGCAGCAGCACGCCGGCCAGTTGGGCGCTGCCGACGTCGCGGCGCAGGAGGCGCTGGTGGCCCAGGTGGAAGGCGGCCTGCCGCCGCTGGAAAAGCAGGTGGCCCAGCAAGGCGACCTGCTGGCCTTGCTCGCCGGGCGCCTGCCCAGCGAAGGCGTCGCCCAACGCGTGGCCTTCGACAGCCTGGCGCTGACGGAAACCTTGCCGCTTAGCCTGCCGGCCCGGCTGGTGGAGCGGCGGCCGGACATCCGCGCCGCCGAAGCCCAGCTGCACGCGGCCAGCGCGCAGATCGGCATCGCGCAGGCGGCGCGGCTGCCGAACATCGCGTTGACGGCGACCCTGGGCAGCACGGCGCTGGACGCCGGCACCTTGTTCAAGGCCGGCGGCGGCTTCTGGAGCATCGGCGCCGATCTGCTGCAGCCGGTCTTCCGCGGCGGCACGCTGATGCACCAGCAGCGCGCCGCCGTGGCGACGTACGAGCAGAGTGCGGCCCAGTACCGTTCCGTGGTGCTGGTGGCGTTCCAGAACGTCGCCGGCGCGCTGCATGCGATCGAGGCCGACGCCAAAACCCTGCAGGCCGCGTCCGCAACCGAGCGGGCCGCGCGCAAGAGCCTGACGATCGCCCAGCGGCAGTGGCAATTGGGCGCGGTCGCCTATCCGGCCGTGCTGCAGGCGCAACAGGCATATCAGCAGGCGGCGATCGCGTTGATACCGGCGCGCGCCGCGCGCTACACCGACACCGTCGCCTTGTTCCAGGCACTGGGAGGATGA
- a CDS encoding CitMHS family transporter, translated as MLTLLAYSMVVVFMFLIMTKRLPAMVALILVPIGFGVIGGFGAELGPMMLAGIKQLAPTGVMLMFAILYFGVMIDAGLFDPVVRLILKLVKGDPMKIVVGTAVLTMIVSLDGDGATTYMITVSAMLPLYQRLGISRLVMACVIMLAGGVFNILPWGGPTARAASALGVEVSDIFVPMIPAMIAGVCWVLFVAYVLGRKERARLGVVELLPAKATKAVAAETDAVGVQPAYTGVAQLQQVNAAMGMDGAMGGSGQIGIAGRARHVAADQGVAFSKVVHLHGAPNTGADGSDDDINLTDPQTARPKLIWINLGLTLLLMGMLIKGVLPLPVLFMIAFAIAIMINYPKLEDQKERLTAHAANVLPVVSLIFAAGIFVGILQGTKMVDAIAASVITAIPTWMGPYLAIVTGILSIPFTFFISNDAFYFGVVPILAKAAAVYGITGAEIGRASIIGQPVHLLSPLVASTYLLVGMAKIEFGDHQRYTLMWAISASLVMLAAALVCGVIPFMGR; from the coding sequence ATGTTGACCCTACTCGCCTACTCGATGGTCGTAGTCTTTATGTTTTTGATCATGACCAAGCGCCTGCCGGCGATGGTCGCGCTGATCCTGGTGCCGATCGGCTTCGGCGTGATCGGCGGTTTCGGCGCTGAGCTGGGCCCGATGATGCTCGCGGGTATCAAGCAGCTCGCCCCCACCGGCGTCATGCTGATGTTCGCCATCCTGTACTTCGGCGTCATGATCGACGCCGGCCTGTTCGACCCGGTCGTACGGCTCATCCTTAAACTGGTCAAGGGCGACCCGATGAAGATCGTGGTCGGCACCGCCGTGCTGACGATGATCGTCTCGCTCGACGGCGACGGCGCCACCACCTACATGATCACTGTGTCGGCCATGCTGCCGCTGTACCAGCGCCTGGGCATCAGCCGCCTGGTCATGGCCTGCGTGATCATGCTGGCCGGCGGCGTGTTCAACATCCTGCCGTGGGGCGGCCCGACCGCCCGCGCCGCCAGCGCGCTGGGCGTGGAGGTCAGCGACATCTTCGTACCGATGATTCCGGCCATGATCGCCGGCGTTTGCTGGGTGCTGTTCGTCGCCTACGTCCTGGGCCGCAAAGAGCGCGCCCGCCTCGGCGTGGTGGAGCTGCTGCCGGCCAAGGCCACCAAGGCCGTCGCTGCGGAAACCGACGCCGTCGGTGTGCAGCCGGCCTACACCGGCGTCGCCCAGCTGCAGCAGGTGAACGCCGCCATGGGCATGGACGGCGCCATGGGCGGTTCCGGTCAAATCGGCATCGCCGGCCGTGCGCGCCACGTTGCCGCCGACCAGGGCGTCGCTTTCAGCAAGGTGGTGCACCTGCACGGCGCGCCGAACACCGGCGCAGACGGTTCCGACGACGACATCAACCTGACCGATCCGCAAACCGCTCGTCCAAAACTGATCTGGATTAACCTCGGGCTGACCCTGCTGCTGATGGGTATGCTGATCAAGGGCGTGCTGCCGCTGCCGGTGCTGTTCATGATCGCCTTCGCGATCGCCATCATGATCAACTACCCGAAGCTGGAAGATCAGAAGGAACGACTCACGGCCCACGCCGCCAACGTGCTGCCGGTCGTGTCGCTGATCTTCGCCGCCGGTATCTTCGTCGGCATCCTGCAAGGCACGAAGATGGTCGACGCCATCGCCGCCAGCGTGATCACCGCGATTCCGACCTGGATGGGTCCATACCTGGCCATCGTCACCGGCATCCTCAGCATCCCGTTCACCTTCTTCATCTCCAACGACGCGTTCTACTTCGGCGTGGTGCCGATCCTGGCCAAGGCTGCCGCCGTCTATGGCATCACCGGCGCCGAAATCGGCCGCGCCTCGATCATCGGCCAGCCGGTTCACCTGCTCAGCCCGCTGGTCGCGTCGACCTACCTGCTGGTGGGCATGGCCAAGATCGAGTTCGGCGACCACCAGCGCTACACCTTGATGTGGGCGATCTCCGCCTCGCTGGTGATGCTGGCCGCCGCCCTGGTGTGCGGTGTGATTCCTTTCATGGGACGTTGA